GATCGGCACGCTCCTCGCCGGCATCGGCCGCCCCATCCGCGAAAGCATCGCCCACATCGGCTTTGCCACCCGCTCGTTCTTCGGCCTGATGGGCGTGACGCCGGGCGCGCTGCGCCGGCCCGCGCTGATCTCCGAGCAGATCCATTTCATCGGCAACTATTCGCTGGTGATCATCGTCGTCTCCGGCCTGTTCGTCGGCATGGTGCTGGGCCTGCAGGGCTACATCACGCTCACGCCCTACGGCGCGGAACAAAAGCTCGGCCAGGTTGTCGCACTCGCATTGGTGCGCGAGCTGGGGCCGGTCGTCACCGCGCTGCTGTTCGCCGGCCGGGCCGGCACCTCGCTGACCGCGCAGATCGGCCTGATGAAGGCCGGCGAGCAGTTGTCCGCGATGGAAATGATGGCGATCAACCCGGTGCAGCGCGTGCTGGCGCCGCGCTTCTGGGCCGGCGTGATCGCGATGCCGCTGCTGGCGACCATTTTCAGTGCCGTCGGCGTGCTCGGCGGCTACTTGGTCGGCGTGCAGCTGATCGGCGTGGACGAAGGCGCGTTCTGGTCGCAGATGCAGGCCAACGTCGACGTGCGCGCCGACGTGTTGAACGGCGTGATCAAGAGCGTGGTGTTCGGCATCGCCGTCACGTTCACGGCGCTGTTCCAGGGCTACCACGCCGAGCCTACCCCGGAAGACGTCTCGCGCGCCACCACGCGCACCGTGGTGATCGCCTCGCTGATGGTGTGGGGCCTCGATTTCGTGCTGACCGCACTGATGTTCAACAAGTAATTGAATCCGCCGGCACCGTCCGGGCGAATAACAAGAGTTAGGAAATAAATTATGCACCGCAAAACGATCGATGTCTGGGTTGGCCTGTTTGTCCTGTTGGGGCTGGCCTCGCTGGTGTTCCTGGCGCTCAAGGCCGGCAACATGAGCACCCTGTCGTTCAGCAAGACCTACGCCATCACCGGCAAGTTCGACAACATCGGCGGCCTGAAGCCGCAGGCGCCCGTCAAGAGCGCCGGCGTGGTGGTCGGCCGGGTCGGCGACATCCGCTTCGACGACAAGACCTACCAGGCGATGGTCACGCTGGACATGGACGCGGGCCACAAGTTCCCGAAGGACAGCTCGCTGAAGATCCTCACCGCCGGCCTGCTCGGCGAACAGTACATCGGCATCGTGCCGGGCGGCGACACCGTCGACCTGAAGGCGGGCGACCGCATCAACAGCACCCAATCGGCCGCCGTGCTGGAAGACCTGATCAACCAGTTCATCTACAGCAAGGCCGCGGACGGAAAGGACAGCGCAAAATGATCACCAATCGCACCCGTTCGGTCGTGCTGGCGCTGGCCGCCTGCTCGGCCCTGGCCGGCTGCGCGACGGGTCCCAACCCGCGCGACCCGTACGAGAAATTCAACCGCAAGATGTTCGCGTTCAACGACGCGGTCGACCGCGTCGCCCTGAAGCCAGCCGCCACCGCCTACAAGCAGGTGCTGCCTGGTTTTGTCCAGACCGGCGTGTCCAACTTCTTCGGCAACCTGTCGGACCTGTGGACGGGCGTGAACAACCTGTTGCAAGGCAAGGGCGCCGACGGCCTTTCCGACCTGACCCGCTTCTCGGTCAACTCGACCCTGGGCTTGGGCGGCCTGCTCGACATCGGTTCGGAAGCCGGCTTGCAGAAGCACAACGAGGACTTCGGCCAGACCCTGGGCGCCTGGGGCGTGCCGTCCGGCCCCTACCTGATGCTGCCGCTGCTGGGCCCGTCCACGGTGCGCGACACCGCCGGCATCCCGCTCGACGTCACCGCCGATCCCTGGGCCTATGTCTATCCCGTGCACACGCGCAACATCGGCATCGCCGTGCGCGCCGTGGACCAGCGCGCCCAGGTGCTCGACGCGTCGAACCTGATGGAAGAAGCCGCGCTCGACCGCTACGAATTCATCCGCGACGGCTTCCTGCAGCGCCGCGAAAGCCGCATCATGGACGGCGGCGGCAAGGCCAAGCTCAAGCAGATCCTCAAGAAGGACGATGCGCCGGCCGACGCCAAGAGCATCAAGGCGGCCTATCCGGACGATCCGGGCCCGACCGGCGGCGCCGCGCCGACCCCTGCGCCAGCCCCGGCCCCGGCGCCGAAGTCGGACAAGCCGTCCGACGCCAAGTCCATCAAGGACGCGTATCCGGACGATCCGGGCCCGACGCCCGAGCCCGCAGCCGAGAAAAAGCCGGCCGTGTCATCCGAACCGCCGACAAAGTAGTTAACCCGTATCCTGTACCGCCAACTGCGCGCGGTTTGCAGCCTGTAGTTCCCGCAAACATGAAAGAGGGCATATGAAACTGATCAAACAACTTATTGCACTAAGCGCCATCGCAATTTCCGCATTCGCCACCGCCGCGCCAAATGAAGCACCGGACGTGCTCGTCAAGCGCATCAGCAACGACGTGATTGAAACGGCCAAGGCCGACAAGGACATCCAGGCCGGCAACGTCAACAAGGTGACCCAGCTGGTCGATTCGAAGATCCTGCCGTACGTCGATTTCCAGCGCATGACCGCGCTGGCCGCCGGCCGTTTCTGGCGCGACGCCACCCCTGAGCAGAAGACCGCCCTGTCGAACGAGTTCCGCACGCTGCTGATCCACACCTACTCGGGCGCGCTGTCGCAGATCAAGAACGAAACCGTGGAATTCAAGCCGATGCGCGCCGATCCGGCCGACACCGAAGTCGAAGTGCGCTCGGTGGTCAACGTCGCCCGCGGCGAGCCGATCCAGCTGAACTACCGCCTGTCCAAGAGCCCGTCGGGCTGGAAGATTTTCGACATCAACGTGCTCGGCGCGTGGCTGGTGGAAACCTACCGCGGCACCTTCGCCACCGAGATCAGCAAGGGCGGGATCGACGGCCTGATCAAGAAGCTGGCCGAGCGCAACAAGGACCTGGCCAACAAGCCGCTCAAGGCGTCGTCGAAGTAATGACCGAATCGACTTCTTCCGCGCCGCTCGAGAGCCTGACGTTCGCCACCGCGCGGGCGGCGCTCGAGCGCGGCCTGGCCGCGCTGCGGGCCGGCCAGACCGTGTTCGACCTGGCCTCGCTCAAGTCGTCCGACTCGTCCGGCGTGGCGGTGCTGCTGGAGCTGCAGCGCCAGGCGCGCAAGTCCGGCGTCACGTTGTCGTTCCTGAACCTGCCGGTCAGCCTGCAAAGCCTGCTGACGCTGTACGGCGTCGATACCCTCCTCGCCGCATCGCCGGCCGACCTCCAGCATCATTGACCCTCGCGTCACGGGGTCTGGTCCTGCGGAGCGACGGGGACGCCTAGTCCCCATCCTGGGCCGCCCCGCGGCTCATCGGCAATTTCCCCTATAATTGACCGTTCCCCCCGCGAAATTCACCAAGCACACGAATGACAGCAGCAATCCAGATTAACAACGTCGAGAAAAGCTACAAGTCCCTGAAGGCCTTGGGCGGCGTTTCCCTGACGATCGAGCAAGGTGAATTTTTTGGCCTGCTCGGCCCCAACGGCGCCGGCAAGACCACCCTGATTTCGACCATCGCCGGCCTGATCCGCCCCGACGCCGGCAGCGTGTCCATCCACGGCCACGATGTCGTCACCGATTTCCGCGCCGCGCGCAAGCTGCTCGGCGTGGTGCCGCAGGAGCTGGTGTTCGACCCGTTCTTCACGGTGCGCGAAACACTGCGCCTGCAGTCCGGCTACTTCGGCCTGAAGAACAACGACAAGTGGATCGACGAGGTGATGGAAAACCTCGACCTGACCAACAAGGCCGACACCAACATGCGCGCGCTGTCGGGCGGCATGAAGCGCCGCGTGCTCGTCGCCCAGGCGCTGGTGCACAAGCCGCCCGTGATCGTGCTCGACGAGCCGACCGCCGGCGTCGACGTCGAGCTGCGCCAGGGCTTGTGGAAGTTCATCTCGCGCCTGAACCGCGAAGGCCACACGGTCGTGCTGACCACCCACTACCTGGAAGAAGCGCAGGCCATGTGCCAGCGCGTGGCGATGCTGCGCGCCGGGAAGGTGGTCGCGCTCGACACGATGAAGTCGCTGATCCGCCGTATCTCCGGCTCGCAGCTGATCGTGCACGTGGCCAGCGGCACGCTGCCGGACGACCTGCGCCACCTGGTCTCGCACGACGAGAACAACCATGGCAAAAAATACAGCCTGCGCGTGAACGAATACGCCGAAGTCGAGCAGATTCTCGCGCGCCTGCGCGAAGCCGGCGTCGTGATCGACGAAATGCAGTTGCAACAAGCCGATCTGGAAGATATCTTCTTGCAGATCATGGATGGAGGTTCGCTGTGAACGTGTTTTCCGTAGGTTTCCAGACCCTGCTCTACAAGGAGACGCTGCGCTTCTGGAAGGTCGCCACCCAAACGGTCGCGGCGCCGATCCTGACCGCCATGCTGTACCTGCTGATCTTCGGCCACGTGCTTGACGGCCGCATCGAGGTCTATCCCGGCTCCGGCGTGTCGTACACCGCCTTCCTGATCCCTGGCCTGGTGATGATGAGCGTGCTGCAGAACGCCTTCGCCAACTCATCGTCCTCGCTGATCCAGTCCAAGATCACCGGCAACCTGGTGTTCATCCTGCTGCCGCCGCTGTCGCACTGGGAGATCATCTCGGCCTACGTGCTGGCCTCCGTGGTGCGCGGCCTGGCCGTCGGCGCCGGCGTGTTCGTCATCACCGCCTGGTTCGCCCACCTGTCCTTCGTCGCGCCGCTGTGGATCGTCGTGTTCGCGCTGCTCGGCGCCGCCATCCTCGGCACGATGGGCGTCATCGCCGGCGTCTGGGCCGAAAAATTCGACCAGCTCGCCGCGTTCCAGAACTTCCTGATCATGCCGCTGACCTTTTTGGCCGGCGTGTTCTACTCGATCAAGTCGCTGCCGCCGTTCTGGCTCGCGGTATCGCACTTCAATCCGTTTTTCTACATGATCGACGGCTTCCGCTACGGCTTCTTCGGCCAGTCCGATATTTCGCCGTGGACCAGCCTCGCGATCGTCAGCGCCTTCTTCGCGGTGCTCGCGTCGATCGCCGTCAATTTGCTCAAGCGCGGCTACAACCTGCGCCACTAAAAGGAAACCAGCATGGCTACTACTCCCGAAGCGATCCACAGCTACATCAGCAACGGCCTCGAATGCACCCACCTCGAAGTCGAGGGCGACGGCCAGCACTTCACCGCGGTCATCGTCTCGCCGGCGTTTGCCGGCAAGCGCCCGATCGCCCGCCACCAGCTGGTGTACGCCGCGCTGGGCGACCGCATGCGCGAAGAAATCCACGCGCTGTCGATGAAGACGCTCACCCCTGAAGAATATCAAGGATAAGACCATGGACAAGCTCCAGATTGTCGGCGGCAAGCGCCTCAACGGTGACATCACCATCTCCGGCGCCAAGAACGCCGCCCTGCCGATCCTGTGCGCGGGCCTGCTGACCGCGGGCGACCTCGAATTGTCGAACGTGCCGCACCTGCACGACGTCAAGACCATGCTCAAGCTGCTGGCGCAGACCGGCCTGACGGTGAAGCAGGACGGCGAGCACGTCACGCTGAACGGCGGCGCGATCACGACGCTGGAAGCGCCGTACGAACTGGTGAAAACCATGCGCGCGTCGATCCTGGTGCTCGGCCCCCTGCTGGCGCGCTTCGGCTCGGCCAAGGTGTCGCTGCCCGGCGGCTGCGCGATCGGCTCGCGTCCGGTCGACCAGCACATCAAGGGCCTGGAAGCGCTGGGCGCCGAAATCAGCATCGAAGGCGGCTACATCTACGCCCGCTGCGCCAAGCTCAAAGGCGCCAGCATCCGCACCGAGATGATCACCGTGACCGGCACCGAGAACCTGCTGATGGCCGCGACCCTGGCCGAAGGCGAGACCATTCTCGAAAACGCCGCCCAGGAACCGGAAGTGACCGACCTGGCCAACCTGCTGGTGAAGATGGGCGCGAAGATCGACGGCATCGGCACCGGCCGGCTGGTGATCCAGGGCGTGCCGTCGCTGCATGGCGCCAAGCACGCGGTCATTTCCGACCGCATCGAAGCGGCTACTTTCCTCTGCGCCGTCGCGGCCACCGGCGGCGACATCCTGCTCAAGAACACCCGCACCGACATCATGGACGCAGGCCTCGACAAGCTGCGCGAAATCGGCCTGGTGATGGACATCGGCGACAGCACGATCCGCGCGCGCATGGATGCGCGTCCTCGTCCCGTCACCTTCGTCACCACTGAATACCCGGGCTTCCCGACCGACATGCAGGCGCAGTTCATGGCGGTCAACACCATCGCCGACGGCGCCAGCCAGGTCACCGAGACCATTTTTGAAAACCGCTTCATGCACGTGCAGGAAATGAACCGCCTGGGCGCGGCCATCCGCACCGACGGCAACGTCGCCCACATCGGCGGCGTGTCCCGCCTGCGCGGCGCGCCCGTGATGGCGACCGACCTGCGCGCCTCGGCCTCGCTGGTGATCGCCGGCATGGCGGCCGAAGGCACCACGCTGATCGACCGCATCTACCACCTCGACCGCGGCTACGACCGGATGGAAGTGAAGCTGTCCGCCGTCGGCGCCGATATCGTGCGGATCAAGTAATCATGAACCCGTTCGCTCCCCAGGCCAGCGGCCAGCTGATCCTCGCGCTGTCCAAAGGCCGCATCTTCGACGACACGCTGCCGCTGCTGGCGGCGGCCGGCATCGAGGTGACCGAGAATCCGGAAACCTCGCGCAAGCTGATCCTCGCCACCAACGACCCGAACGTGCGCGTCATCATCGTGCGCGCGTCCGACGTGCCGACCTACGTGCAGTACGGCGCCGCCGATTTCGGCGTGGCCGGCAAGGACGTGCTCAACGAGCATGGCGGCGAAGGGCTGTATCAGCCGATCGACCTTGCCATCGCCAAGTGCCGCATGTCGGTCGCGGTGCACGCCGGCTTCGACTACGACAGCGCGGTGCGCCAGGGCGCGCGCCTGCGCGTGGCCACCAAGTTCGTCCAGACCGCGCGCGAGCATTTCGCCGCCAAGGGCGTGCACGTGGACCTGATCAAGCTGTACGGCTCGATGGAGCTGGCGCCGCTGGTCGGCCTGTCCGACGCCATCGTCGACGTGGTCTCCACCGGCAGCACGCTGCGCGCCAACAACCTGGTGGAAGTCGAAACCATCATGGAGATCTCGTCGCGCCTGGTGGTCAACCAGGCGGCGCTGAAACTCAAGCGCGCGCGGCTCCAACCCATCCTCGACGCGTTCGAACGCGCCTCCAAGTTGCAAGGCTGATTTATCCCATGACGATCCAGATCCGCAAACTCGATTCCACCGAACCTGACTTCCGCAAGAAGCTCGACGCGCTGCTCGCGTTCGAGGAGTCGGCCGATGACGCCATCGAGTCCGCGGTGGCCAAGATCCTGGCCGACGTCAAGGCGCGCGGCGACGCCGCGGTGCTGGAATACACCAACCGTTTCGATCGAATCAGTGCGGCGGGCATGGCCGAATTCGACATCGGCCAGGCCGAACTGGATGCGGCGCTGGCATCGCTGCCGCAAGCGCAGCGC
This window of the Massilia sp. R2A-15 genome carries:
- a CDS encoding lipid asymmetry maintenance protein MlaB translates to MTESTSSAPLESLTFATARAALERGLAALRAGQTVFDLASLKSSDSSGVAVLLELQRQARKSGVTLSFLNLPVSLQSLLTLYGVDTLLAASPADLQHH
- a CDS encoding BolA family protein, whose translation is MATTPEAIHSYISNGLECTHLEVEGDGQHFTAVIVSPAFAGKRPIARHQLVYAALGDRMREEIHALSMKTLTPEEYQG
- the hisG gene encoding ATP phosphoribosyltransferase, which gives rise to MNPFAPQASGQLILALSKGRIFDDTLPLLAAAGIEVTENPETSRKLILATNDPNVRVIIVRASDVPTYVQYGAADFGVAGKDVLNEHGGEGLYQPIDLAIAKCRMSVAVHAGFDYDSAVRQGARLRVATKFVQTAREHFAAKGVHVDLIKLYGSMELAPLVGLSDAIVDVVSTGSTLRANNLVEVETIMEISSRLVVNQAALKLKRARLQPILDAFERASKLQG
- a CDS encoding phospholipid-binding protein MlaC; translation: MKLIKQLIALSAIAISAFATAAPNEAPDVLVKRISNDVIETAKADKDIQAGNVNKVTQLVDSKILPYVDFQRMTALAAGRFWRDATPEQKTALSNEFRTLLIHTYSGALSQIKNETVEFKPMRADPADTEVEVRSVVNVARGEPIQLNYRLSKSPSGWKIFDINVLGAWLVETYRGTFATEISKGGIDGLIKKLAERNKDLANKPLKASSK
- a CDS encoding ABC transporter ATP-binding protein → MTAAIQINNVEKSYKSLKALGGVSLTIEQGEFFGLLGPNGAGKTTLISTIAGLIRPDAGSVSIHGHDVVTDFRAARKLLGVVPQELVFDPFFTVRETLRLQSGYFGLKNNDKWIDEVMENLDLTNKADTNMRALSGGMKRRVLVAQALVHKPPVIVLDEPTAGVDVELRQGLWKFISRLNREGHTVVLTTHYLEEAQAMCQRVAMLRAGKVVALDTMKSLIRRISGSQLIVHVASGTLPDDLRHLVSHDENNHGKKYSLRVNEYAEVEQILARLREAGVVIDEMQLQQADLEDIFLQIMDGGSL
- the mlaE gene encoding lipid asymmetry maintenance ABC transporter permease subunit MlaE — its product is MIGTLLAGIGRPIRESIAHIGFATRSFFGLMGVTPGALRRPALISEQIHFIGNYSLVIIVVSGLFVGMVLGLQGYITLTPYGAEQKLGQVVALALVRELGPVVTALLFAGRAGTSLTAQIGLMKAGEQLSAMEMMAINPVQRVLAPRFWAGVIAMPLLATIFSAVGVLGGYLVGVQLIGVDEGAFWSQMQANVDVRADVLNGVIKSVVFGIAVTFTALFQGYHAEPTPEDVSRATTRTVVIASLMVWGLDFVLTALMFNK
- a CDS encoding ABC transporter permease — translated: MNVFSVGFQTLLYKETLRFWKVATQTVAAPILTAMLYLLIFGHVLDGRIEVYPGSGVSYTAFLIPGLVMMSVLQNAFANSSSSLIQSKITGNLVFILLPPLSHWEIISAYVLASVVRGLAVGAGVFVITAWFAHLSFVAPLWIVVFALLGAAILGTMGVIAGVWAEKFDQLAAFQNFLIMPLTFLAGVFYSIKSLPPFWLAVSHFNPFFYMIDGFRYGFFGQSDISPWTSLAIVSAFFAVLASIAVNLLKRGYNLRH
- the murA gene encoding UDP-N-acetylglucosamine 1-carboxyvinyltransferase, whose translation is MDKLQIVGGKRLNGDITISGAKNAALPILCAGLLTAGDLELSNVPHLHDVKTMLKLLAQTGLTVKQDGEHVTLNGGAITTLEAPYELVKTMRASILVLGPLLARFGSAKVSLPGGCAIGSRPVDQHIKGLEALGAEISIEGGYIYARCAKLKGASIRTEMITVTGTENLLMAATLAEGETILENAAQEPEVTDLANLLVKMGAKIDGIGTGRLVIQGVPSLHGAKHAVISDRIEAATFLCAVAATGGDILLKNTRTDIMDAGLDKLREIGLVMDIGDSTIRARMDARPRPVTFVTTEYPGFPTDMQAQFMAVNTIADGASQVTETIFENRFMHVQEMNRLGAAIRTDGNVAHIGGVSRLRGAPVMATDLRASASLVIAGMAAEGTTLIDRIYHLDRGYDRMEVKLSAVGADIVRIK
- a CDS encoding VacJ family lipoprotein, with translation MITNRTRSVVLALAACSALAGCATGPNPRDPYEKFNRKMFAFNDAVDRVALKPAATAYKQVLPGFVQTGVSNFFGNLSDLWTGVNNLLQGKGADGLSDLTRFSVNSTLGLGGLLDIGSEAGLQKHNEDFGQTLGAWGVPSGPYLMLPLLGPSTVRDTAGIPLDVTADPWAYVYPVHTRNIGIAVRAVDQRAQVLDASNLMEEAALDRYEFIRDGFLQRRESRIMDGGGKAKLKQILKKDDAPADAKSIKAAYPDDPGPTGGAAPTPAPAPAPAPKSDKPSDAKSIKDAYPDDPGPTPEPAAEKKPAVSSEPPTK
- the mlaD gene encoding outer membrane lipid asymmetry maintenance protein MlaD; the encoded protein is MHRKTIDVWVGLFVLLGLASLVFLALKAGNMSTLSFSKTYAITGKFDNIGGLKPQAPVKSAGVVVGRVGDIRFDDKTYQAMVTLDMDAGHKFPKDSSLKILTAGLLGEQYIGIVPGGDTVDLKAGDRINSTQSAAVLEDLINQFIYSKAADGKDSAK